In one window of Branchiostoma floridae strain S238N-H82 chromosome 14, Bfl_VNyyK, whole genome shotgun sequence DNA:
- the LOC118430622 gene encoding ran guanine nucleotide release factor-like, with amino-acid sequence MDMSGEGQGEEKSLYGGAMCAFLPPDAKDVSLLRDIPDNQEVFSHACTDQSFIIEIVEFQQVPDQQAAKYHFEDIASSNEAVGPDNCQVECVEQIPLDQTGMHQCSTAWLLSGKQEVTKFNEGVEARNCVNIYLALFRLPQHGTDILITFNDPTQISPLSSSAQQQPGVGSDWTLDQFKAVLQTLRIVDEGLFA; translated from the exons ATGGATATGAGTGGAGAAGGACAGGGCGAAGAGAAATCATTGTACGGCGGGGCGATGTGCGCTTTCCTACCGCCGGACGCAAAGGATGTTAG CTTACTACGGGACATACCAGACAACCAGGAGGTTTTCAGCCATGCCTGCACCGATCAAAGCTTCATAATCGAGATTGTGGAGTTCCAGCAAGTTCCAGATCAGCAGGCTGCAAA GTACCATTTTGAAGATATTGCATCCAGTAACGAGGCTGTAGGACCAGACAACTGTCAGGTAGAGTGTGTGGAACAGATCCCTCTGGACCAGACAGGCATGCATCa ATGCAGCACAGCCTGGCTGCTATCAGGAAAACAGGAGGTCACAAAGTTCAATGAAGGA GTGGAAGCCAGGAACTGTGTGAACATCTACCTGGCCCTGTTTAGACTACCCCAGCATGGAACAGACATACTTATCACCTTTAATGACCCTACACAAATTAG CCCTTTAAGCAGTAGTGCACAGCAGCAGCCTGGTGTGGGCAGTGACTGGACGCTGGACCAGTTCAAGGCAGTACTACAGACACTCAGGATAGTGGATGAAGGCCTGTTTGCTTAG